Genomic segment of Corynebacterium appendicis CIP 107643:
GAGCCGATGGATTCGCTGCTGGATAGAAAATTGCAGGAAAAGCTGCCCGTCGCGCCGGGCCGAGGAATCACCGCCGCGGGAAAGAGCATGCTCGTGGCGGCGACATCGAAGGAAGACATCGCGCATATCGCGGCGCAGGCGGCGGGCCAGACGCCGGTGCCGGAGCTGAAGGTCTTGCCGACGCGCATCGCCGTCGACGAGCTTGTCCCGCTGGTGCCGGCGGAGCGGCGCGGCCGCATTGTGCTCGGCATCGGCGGTCGCGACGTGGGACCTGTTACCCACGACCGTCAGCACCTGCTCGCCGTCGGTGCGTCGGGGTCGGGCAAGTCGACGCTGGTGGAAACCGCGATTGGCGCACTGTCGGCGATGCCGCGCGAGCGCGCCCGCATGGTGCTGATTGACCCGCGGCGCACCCACCTGGTGCACGCCGATCACCCGATGGTGGCGGCGTACGGCGGCTCGACCGACGCGGCGAAAGCGGCTGTTACCGATACCGCGACTACGCTGACCAGCCGTCTTCCCGGGCCTGGTATCACGGCGGAACAGCTCGCCGCCCGCAGCTGGTGGGACGGCCCCGATATCTATGTGGTCATCGACGACCTCGAGCTGGTCGGAGACGACAACCTCCGGCCGCTCGTGCCGCTTATTCCGCACGCGCACGACATCGGCCTGCACATCATCGCCGCGCGCAAATTCGGCGGCACCGGCCGCGCGCTGCTCGCGCCGTTCCTCAGCACGCTCAAAGACCAGCTGCCCGATGTCGTGCTCTTCTCCGGCACCAAAGACGAAGGCGCGCTCTTCGGTGTGCGCCCGCTGCCGCTGCGCCCCGGCCGCGGCATTTTCGTCCGCGACAACGAACAATTCGGCCCCATCCACATCGCGCACAACGCGCTTATCGACGCTTCCGCTCCGACCCCTGAGGAGACCCCATGACCACCACCGATGTCGCGGGCCGTCTCGCCGGCACCCCTTCCAAACCTGGCGGCGCCCTGCTGACTGTCACCGTCGACGACGAATGCATAGTCTTTTCCGGCCTCGCCAATGTGCACCGCTACGACCAGCCGTCCGCCGGCGAAATCGTCTCCTATATCCGCAGCGTGCTCGGCGAGAACCCCCAGTGGGCGCCCGTGCACCTCGTCGCGGAGGAAGCCGAACTGACGCGTCTCGTCCAGGCATTCGGCGACTACGAAGTGGAGCTGACGTGCGAGACGCTGGACGGCGAAGATGACGATTCTTCCGGCGCGGGCGATGACACCGACACCCATCCCGCGACCACCGAATGGGAAGAGGTCGGAGAGATCGCCGTGCGCCGCCCGGTTCTGGAGCCGCGCCGCCGCGAACGCTTCGGCACCTCCGGCTATCTGCTCGTGGGCGTGGTGGCACTCGTCGCCGCAGTGTGCGCGGCAACCATCTGGTTCGTCGCCGGGCGGGGCAGCGGCGCTGAAGCAAATGTCGACGGGATTGGCGCCGCGCCGCCGGAAAGATCGGAGGATGCTGTGTTGCCCGCGGACATGCTGGGGGACGAGCCGGAGGGCGAACCCGCGGATGATCCGGAACCCGAGCAGCCGAAAATGGAGAAGGTCACCCTCGAACAGGACGGGCTGAGCGTGGAGCTGCCCGTCGGCTTCCACCTGGAGCCCGACGGCGATATGTGGCGCGCCACCGGGCCGGACCCGGACTTCCGGCTGCAGCTCGCCGTGGATCCGCTCTACGGCGTGCCGCCCGAAGACGTCATGAGACAGGTGCAAAAAGACATTGAGGACGACCCGGAGCTTCACCACACCGAAAGTGACGAGACGGGCGTCCGCTACGAGCACGCGCTGCCGGACGGCTCCCACGCCCTTTGGTCCACCTGGACCGATCGCGACGTGCAGATTTCCATTGGCTGCCACACCCGCACCGCGCCCACCACCGTCCAACTTGCCACCTGCACCATGGCCAACGAATCCGCGCGCTTCACCCCGCCCGGCTAAGGCGTTTCAAAAAGTTTCGGTCCGAAGGGAACCGAAACAGGGTGAAGGGTAGTCCAATAAGGGTGGAAAGGTCATTCGCGGCGCAACGCCGCAGACCACGTCCACATTCTTTTCACACACAACACAATCGGGGGAGGAAACATGAGCACCGCTCAGTTCCGTACAGAAGCCGACGTCATGCGAAA
This window contains:
- a CDS encoding type VII secretion-associated protein; the protein is MTTTDVAGRLAGTPSKPGGALLTVTVDDECIVFSGLANVHRYDQPSAGEIVSYIRSVLGENPQWAPVHLVAEEAELTRLVQAFGDYEVELTCETLDGEDDDSSGAGDDTDTHPATTEWEEVGEIAVRRPVLEPRRRERFGTSGYLLVGVVALVAAVCAATIWFVAGRGSGAEANVDGIGAAPPERSEDAVLPADMLGDEPEGEPADDPEPEQPKMEKVTLEQDGLSVELPVGFHLEPDGDMWRATGPDPDFRLQLAVDPLYGVPPEDVMRQVQKDIEDDPELHHTESDETGVRYEHALPDGSHALWSTWTDRDVQISIGCHTRTAPTTVQLATCTMANESARFTPPG